The following are encoded together in the Phaseolus vulgaris cultivar G19833 chromosome 9, P. vulgaris v2.0, whole genome shotgun sequence genome:
- the LOC137820241 gene encoding ribonuclease TUDOR 1-like — translation MASAASGATGWYRGRVKAVPSGDCLVIVAISSTKPGPLPEKSITLSSLMAPRLARRDGVDEPFAWESREFLRKLCIGKEVTFRVDYNVPAINRDFGTVFLGDKNVAVLVVSQGWVKIREQGQQKGEASPYLAELLRLEEQAKQDGLGRWSKVPGAAEASIRNLPRSAIGDPSNLDAMGLLAANKGLPMEAIVEQIRDGSTLRIYLLPQFQFVQVFVAGIQSPQMGRRAAPESVVESELASDDTNVDVSGEPRATLTSAQRLAVSTATEASADPFAHDAKFFTEMRVLNRDVRIVLEGVDKFSNLIGSVYYPDGESAKDLALELVENGYAKYVEWSANMMEEEAKRKLKTAELQAKKNRLRMWTNYVPPPSNSKAIHNQNFSGKIVEVVSGDCVVVADDSIPYGSPLAERRVNLSSIRCPKMGNPRRDEKPAPYAREAKEFLRTRLIGHQVNVQMEYSRKVSPTDGSVVPSAAADSRVMDFGSVFLLSTAKVDNGDAVSSAPPSGNQQNGVNVAELIVGRGFGTVIRHRDFEERSNYYDALLAAESRAIVGRKGIHSAKDPPVMHITDLTVVNKNVVKKAKDFCPFLKRSRRVPAVVEYVLSGHRFKVLIPKETCSIAFAFSGVRCPGRDEPYSDEAIALMRRKIMQRDVEIEVETVDKTGTFLGSLWESRINVASTLLEAGLAKLQTSFGTDRIPDFHLLQQAEQSAKRQNLKIWENFVEGEEVSNGAVVENKQQEVLKVIVTEVLGGGKFYVQTVGDQKIASIQQQLASLNLKDAPVIGAFNPKKGDIVLCYFLADKSWYRAMVVNTPRGPVQSPSDMFEVFYIDYGNQEAVPYSQLRPVDPSVSAAPGLAQLCSLAYIKIPNLEEDFGQEAAEYLSELTLNSGKEFRAKVEEKDSSGGKVRGQGTGTILGVTLVAVDADISVNAAILQEGLARTEKRNRWDRKERQSAIDNLENFQEEAKSSRRGIWQYGDIQSDEEDTAPPPRKGGGRR, via the exons ATGGCATCAGCGGCGAGTGGCGCCACGGGATGGTACAGGGGAAGGGTGAAGGCTGTTCCTTCTGGCGATTGTTTGGTCATTGTGGCAATTTCCAGCACCAAACCTGGTCCTTTGCCTGAAAAGAGCATTACTCTATCTTCTTTGATGGCACCTAGACTG GCACGTAGAGATGGTGTGGACGAGCCATTTGCATGGGAAAGTAGGGAATTTCTGAGAAAGCTCTGCATTGGGAAG GAAGTGACCTTCAGAGTGGACTACAACGTGCCAGCCATAAATCGTGACTTCGGAACTGTTTTTCTCGGGGATAAAAATGTTGCTGTGTTGGTTGTTTCCCAAGGATGGGTTAAG ATAAGGGAACAGGGGCAGCAGAAAGGTGAAGCAAGTCCATACTTGGCAGAATTGTTACGCCTGGAAGAACAAGCTAAACAAGATGGCCTTGGCCGGTGGAGCAAG GTTCCTGGTGCTGCTGAGGCATCAATCAGAAATCTACCACGTTCAGCCATTGGTGACCCTAGTAACTTGGATGCTATGGGTTTGTTAGCCGCAAACAAGGGATTGCCCATGGAAGCAATTGTTGAGCAGATTCGTGATGGCAGTACTCTCCGAATCTATTTGCTCCCACAATTTCAGTTTGTCCAAGTTTTTGTTGCTGGAATTCAG TCCCCACAAATGGGGAGGAGAGCTGCACCTGAAAGTGTTGTTGAATCAGAATTGGCATCTGATGACACCAATGTAGATGTTTCTGGGGAACCTCGAGCTACACTTACATCAGCACAAAGACTTGCGGTTTCAACAGCTACTGAAGCTTCTGCTGATCCTTTTGCACATGATGCTAAATTTTTCACTGAGATGCGTGTATTGAATCGAGAT GTTCGGATTGTCTTGGAAGGCGTTGACAAGTTCAGCAATTTAATTGGATCAGTGTATTATCCTGATGGTGAATCCGCAAAGGACCTGGCATTGGAACTTGTGGAGAAT GGTTATGCAAAATATGTTGAATGGAGTGCAAACATGATGGAAGAAGAGGCAAAGCGAAAGCTGAAAACTGCGGAGCTACAGGCTAAGAAAAACAGATTAAGGATGTGGACAAACTATGTACCACCACCTTCCAATTCAAAGGCAATTCATAATCAGAATTTTTCTGGCAAG ATTGTTGAGGTTGTGAGTGGAGATTGTGTTGTTGTTGCTGATGATTCCATTCCATATGGTAGTCCACTAGCAGAGAGACGAGTTAACCTTTCAAGTATCAGGTGTCCAAAAATGGGCAATCCTCGTCGGGATGAAAAACCAGCTCCTTATGCCCGTGAAGCAAAGGAGTTCTTGAGAACACGCCTCATTGGTCATCAA GTCAATGTTCAGATGGAATATTCTAGAAAGGTTTCTCCCACAGATGGATCTGTAGTTCCATCAGCAGCTGCTGATTCCAGAGTAATGGATTTTGGATCAGTCTTCTTATTGTCCACTGCAAAGGTTGACAATGGTGATGCTGTGTCATCTGCACCACCTTCTGGAAATCAGCAAAATGGGGTGAATGTCGCGGAATTGATAGTTGGTCGTGGTTTTGGAACTGTCATTAGACATCGTGACTTTGAAGAGAGATCTAACTATTATGATGCACTTCTTGCTGCTGAATCACGTGCTATTGTGGGAAGAAAAGGCATCCACTCTGCCAAGGATCCCCCAGTGATGCATATAACTGACTTGACCGTGGTAAACAAAAATGTAGTTAAGAAAGCCAAAGACTTTTGTCCTTTCCTGAAAAGAAGTAGAAGAGTTCCTGCTGTTGTGGAATACGTACTCAGTGGTCATCGTTTTAAAGTGCTGATTCCTAAAGAAACTTGCAGCATTGCTTTCGCTTTTTCTGGAGTCAGGTGTCCAGGTCGTGATGAACCATATTCTGATGAAGCAATTGCTTTGATGAGGAGAAAAATAATGCAAAGAGATGTTGAG ATTGAGGTTGAAACTGTCGATAAAACTGGAACATTCTTGGGATCCTTATGGGAGTCGAGAATCAATGTAGCATCTACCCTGCTCGAAGCTGGTCTTGCAAAACTCCAAACATCCTTTGGCACTGATAGAATTCCTGATTTTCATCTTCTACAGCAAGCTGAACAATCTGCCAAGAGGCAGAACCTGAAA ATATGGGAGAATTTTGTCGAAGGAGAGGAAGTATCCAATGGTGCAGTTGTTGAAAACAAACAGCAAGAAGTGCTTAAG GTAATTGTTACAGAAGTCTTGGGTGGTGGCAAATTCTATGTTCAGACAGTTGGAGATCAAAAGATCGCATCCATTCAACAACAGCTAGCTTCTTTGAATCTGAAGGATGCTCCTGTGATTGGTGCTTTCAATCCTAAGAAGGGCGACATAGTCCTTTGTTATTTTCTTGCTGACAAGTCTTGGTACCGGGCCATG GTTGTCAACACCCCTCGGGGACCAGTTCAGTCCCCCAGTGACATGTTTGAAGTATTTTACATTGACTATGGAAATCAAGAAGCAGTACCCTACAGTCAGCTACGCCCTGTTGATCCATCTGTGTCTGCTGCACCTGGCCTTGCTCAACTGTGCAGCCTTGCTTACATCAAGATTCCAAACTTGGAAGAGGATTTTGGGCAAGAAGCAGCTGAATATTTGAGTGAACTGACTTTAAACAGTGGAAAAGAGTTCAGGGCGAAGGTTGAGGAGAAAGACAGTTCGGGAGGAAAAGTTAGAGGGCAGGGAACTGGGACAATTCTTGGCGTAACTCTTGTTGCTGTGGATGCCGACATCAGTGTTAATGCTGCCATTCTACAG